A region from the Arachis ipaensis cultivar K30076 chromosome B01, Araip1.1, whole genome shotgun sequence genome encodes:
- the LOC107608500 gene encoding uncharacterized protein LOC107608500 encodes MSCHRCGKYHSGPCRFGTGVCYSYGQPGHLANSCPEKKRYETGRVQQPGRVYTTSLVGAEGSETLIRGNCEMAGKTLNALFDSGATHSFIAFEKADELGLKIVVLGYDLKVYNATHEAMVTRLGCPQIPFRIQQHDFVHNLIFLPMTGLVLILGLDWLSKNHVLLDCSAETVHFMPEDTEGPVIVNNYYLNFMIVNCSGAKC; translated from the coding sequence ATGAGTTGCCACAGATGTGGGAAATATCATTCAGGGCCATGCAGGTTTGGGACCGGAGTCTGTTATTCCTATGGGCAGCCGGGACACTTGGCTAACAGTTGCCCAGAGAAGAAGAGGTATGAGACAGGCAGAGTGCAGCAACCAGGAAGAGTATACACTACTTCTTTAGTAGGCGCTGAAGGGTCAGAGACATTGATCAGAGGTAACTGTGAGATGGCGGGTAAAACTTTGAATgctttgtttgattctggagCTACAcactcttttattgcatttgagaaggctgatgagttaggattgaaaatAGTAGTATTGGGGTATGATTTAAAGGTGTATAATGCCACCCACGAGGCTATGGTGACTAGGTTAGGGTGCCCCCAAATTCCTTTTCGAATACAACAGCATGATTTTGTGCATAACTTAATTTTTTTGCCGATGACTGGTCTTGTTCTCATtctgggattggactggttatccaaGAATCATGTTCTGCTCGATTGCTCTGCAGAAACAGTACATTTTATGCCagaagatacagaagggccggttaTAGTGAATAATTACTATCTGAATTTCATGATAGTGAACTGTTCTGGGGCCAAATGTTAG